The following are from one region of the Egicoccus sp. AB-alg6-2 genome:
- a CDS encoding alpha/beta fold hydrolase, with protein MTSSARLGRHEVDFDDVGGEGPPILLTPGATGSAADLRARFDRFARVYRLIAWDPPGDGEDRVRDHAALALELLHHRGIERAILAGDGEGALVCLRAGLQAPDRVRGLVLLDVPAGDAAELDRIDELDIPTLVVQTESGGARPHGATRDLAAAIRDARGVHLLEGPAAAVDPTREADVDPLIREYLESLPA; from the coding sequence GTGACGAGCTCCGCCCGGCTCGGCCGGCACGAGGTTGACTTCGACGACGTCGGTGGCGAGGGCCCACCGATCCTGCTGACCCCCGGGGCGACGGGGAGCGCCGCGGATCTGCGGGCGCGCTTCGACCGGTTCGCCCGCGTGTACCGGCTGATCGCGTGGGACCCGCCCGGCGACGGCGAGGACCGCGTGCGCGACCACGCCGCCCTGGCGCTCGAACTGCTGCACCACCGCGGCATCGAACGGGCGATCCTCGCGGGCGACGGCGAGGGCGCGCTGGTGTGCCTGCGCGCCGGCCTGCAGGCGCCCGACCGGGTGCGGGGCCTGGTGTTGCTGGACGTACCGGCCGGCGACGCGGCCGAGTTGGACCGCATCGACGAACTCGACATCCCCACCCTCGTCGTCCAGACCGAGAGCGGCGGCGCCCGACCCCACGGCGCCACCCGCGATCTCGCGGCCGCCATCCGCGACGCCCGCGGGGTCCACCTGCTCGAGGGGCCCGCTGCAGCGGTCGATCCCACCCGCGAGGCCGACGTCGACCCGTTGATCCGCGAGTACCTCGAGTCCCTACCGGCGTGA
- a CDS encoding putative glycoside hydrolase, whose protein sequence is MRRNGQRIGTWLCAGFAAVAVLTACQGEPEAPLEFAGPEDGTLFNADTLGEAAWEVSSDDGVPETVGFVLDAHAVDADRDAGTLRWSPDTLDDGEYHLAVQRTPVETDDEAAEPEVLHEWRFAVDATPPEIELISPDSAVVAGEPVVVAGTTEPGAAVTVADQETTADQDGGFELELTDAPEGELQIVAVDAAGNSSDDAFTLVTVPSRVEVDLVRSVHVTPHAWATPSFRERILAMVDDGIINSIALTLKDEGGRIGWNSEVELAIESGANEGVYDLEETIAFLHERGIHVAGRIVAFRDPKLGPWARDNGHLDWLVQTTDGEPYTGRYECCFTNFSHPDVIEYNLAIAEEAARAGVDDILWDYIRKPDGPRANLVLEGIPNDEPLEPAIIEFTRLADERLSKYGVRHGASLYGIAADRPTQIAQDVPGMSQYLDYVAPMIYPSHWGPGEYGVADPNRQPYDIIDATLQVWKAQVEGTDTRIVPWLEDTTYRAWDRPHQVREQIRAARDQGVEEFLMWDPGVRYTPDAYDTIPQGRDE, encoded by the coding sequence ATGAGGCGCAACGGGCAACGCATCGGGACCTGGTTGTGTGCCGGTTTCGCGGCTGTGGCGGTGCTGACCGCCTGTCAGGGCGAACCCGAGGCCCCGCTGGAGTTCGCCGGGCCCGAGGACGGCACCCTGTTCAACGCCGACACCCTGGGCGAGGCGGCCTGGGAGGTCAGCAGCGACGACGGGGTGCCCGAAACGGTCGGTTTCGTGCTCGACGCGCACGCGGTCGACGCCGACCGCGACGCCGGGACGCTGCGGTGGTCGCCGGACACGCTCGACGACGGGGAGTACCACCTGGCGGTGCAGCGGACCCCGGTCGAGACCGACGACGAGGCGGCGGAGCCCGAGGTGCTGCACGAGTGGCGGTTCGCCGTGGACGCCACGCCACCCGAGATCGAGCTCATCTCCCCGGACAGCGCGGTCGTCGCCGGGGAACCGGTGGTGGTGGCCGGTACCACGGAACCGGGTGCGGCGGTGACCGTGGCCGACCAGGAGACGACGGCGGACCAGGACGGCGGCTTCGAGCTCGAACTGACGGACGCGCCCGAGGGTGAACTGCAGATCGTCGCCGTCGACGCCGCCGGCAACAGCAGCGACGACGCCTTCACACTGGTGACGGTCCCCTCGCGCGTCGAGGTCGACCTCGTCCGCAGCGTCCACGTCACGCCGCACGCGTGGGCGACCCCGAGCTTCCGCGAGCGCATTCTCGCCATGGTCGACGACGGGATCATCAATTCGATCGCGCTCACGCTCAAGGACGAGGGTGGCCGCATCGGCTGGAACAGCGAGGTCGAGCTCGCGATCGAGTCGGGCGCCAACGAGGGCGTGTACGACCTCGAGGAGACCATCGCCTTCCTGCACGAACGCGGCATCCACGTCGCCGGTCGCATCGTGGCCTTCCGCGACCCGAAGCTCGGTCCGTGGGCCCGCGACAACGGCCACCTCGACTGGCTGGTGCAGACCACCGACGGCGAGCCCTACACCGGCCGCTACGAGTGCTGCTTCACCAACTTCTCCCACCCCGACGTCATCGAGTACAACCTCGCCATCGCCGAGGAGGCCGCCCGCGCCGGCGTCGACGACATCCTCTGGGACTACATCCGCAAGCCGGACGGTCCCCGGGCCAACCTCGTGCTCGAGGGCATCCCCAACGACGAACCGCTCGAGCCGGCCATCATCGAGTTCACGCGGCTGGCGGACGAGCGGCTGTCGAAGTACGGCGTCAGGCACGGCGCGTCCCTGTACGGCATCGCCGCCGACCGGCCCACCCAGATCGCCCAGGACGTCCCGGGCATGTCGCAGTACCTCGACTACGTCGCGCCGATGATCTATCCCTCGCACTGGGGCCCCGGGGAGTACGGCGTCGCCGATCCCAACCGCCAGCCCTACGACATCATCGACGCGACGCTGCAGGTCTGGAAGGCGCAGGTCGAGGGCACCGACACCCGCATCGTGCCGTGGCTCGAGGACACGACCTATCGCGCCTGGGACCGTCCGCACCAGGTTCGCGAGCAGATCCGCGCCGCACGGGACCAGGGCGTCGAGGAGTTCCTGATGTGGGACCCGGGGGTGCGCTACACCCCCGACGCCTACGACACCATCCCTCAGGGCCGCGACGAGTAG